The following are from one region of the Salvia hispanica cultivar TCC Black 2014 chromosome 1, UniMelb_Shisp_WGS_1.0, whole genome shotgun sequence genome:
- the LOC125218703 gene encoding UDP-glycosyltransferase 75C1-like, giving the protein MSCYYKLHVVHSLRLSQPHNFYLQSNQQAKYIFDFVLLCRQLKQIFLQYIVPNPQIPHSQSITHFANTKPMENRHVLLVTFPAQGHINPSLQFAKKLIKLGIHVTFATSLSVCRRMADTKGLTFLGFDDGYKLGDDPNMFIDAIRSHGSTALRGAIAAAAEEGRPVTCLVYTLILPWATKVARELHIPTVQLWIQPATVFSIYYHFFNGFSDEITQKSDNPGWKIEIPGAPPLSKTDLPSFLLPSSSEADNFALSAFKEQFDLLDAEPGKAKVLVNTFDSLEAEALGALDRYELIGVGPLIPSAFVNGEGPSDKSFGGDLFVKSDGCIEWLNSKPQSSVVYVSFGSLLKLPKAQTEEIAAGLLRSGRPFLWVMRGEEKEKEEEKLSCLEDLDKIGKIVTWCSQLEVLTHPSLGCFVTHCGWNSTLESLSCGVPVVAFPHWTDQGTNAKMVEDVWRIGVRVRGNEDGIVESGEIWRCVEEVMEGGLKSVEFRKNANKWKGLAREAAAENGSSTVNLKAFLEHAS; this is encoded by the coding sequence ATGTCATgttattacaaattacatgTGGTTCATTCATTAAGATTATCTCAACCCCATAACTTTTATCTTCAATCAAACCAGCAAGCAAAATACATCTTTGATTTTGTACTTCTCTGTCGGCAGCTCAAACAAATATTCCTTCAATATATTGTACCAAACCCTCAAATCCCACACTCCCAATCCATCACTCATTTTGCTAATACAAAACCAATGGAAAATCGCCACGTCCTCTTAGTAACCTTTCCGGCGCAAGGCCACATCAACCCCTCCCTCCAATTCGCAAAGAAGCTCATAAAATTGGGGATCCACGTCACCTTCGCCACCAGCCTCTCCGTGTGCCGGCGCATGGCGGACACCAAGGGCCTAACCTTCCTTGGATTCGACGACGGTTACAAGCTCGGCGACGACCCCAATATGTTCATCGACGCGATTCGAAGCCACGGCTCCACCGCCTTGAGAGGCGCCATCGCCGCCGCAGCGGAGGAGGGCCGCCCCGTCACGTGCCTAGTCTACACGCTCATCCTCCCCTGGGCGACCAAGGTGGCGCGTGAGCTCCACATCCCCACCGTGCAACTCTGGATCCAACCGGCCACCGTCTTCAGCATTTACTACCACTTTTTCAACGGATTTTCCGACGAAATCACCCAAAAATCGGATAATCCAGGCTGGAAAATCGAAATCCCCGGAGCTCCGCCGCTCTCCAAAACGGACCTTCCATCCTTCCTCCTCCCTTCGTCTTCGGAAGCGGATAATTTTGCGCTTTCGGCGTTTAAGGAGCAGTTCGACTTGCTCGACGCCGAGCCGGGCAAGGCGAAGGTGCTCGTGAACACCTTCGACTCGCTCGAGGCGGAAGCGCTCGGCGCGCTCGACCGCTACGAGCTGATCGGAGTCGGACCGTTGATTCCCTCTGCTTTTGTCAACGGCGAGGGTCCGTCGGACAAGTCGTTCGGCGGCGACCTCTTTGTTAAATCCGACGGCTGCATCGAGTGGCTGAACTCGAAGCCGCAGTCGTCGGTGGTGTACGTGTCGTTCGGGAGCCTGCTCAAGCTCCCGAAGGCACAGACAGAGGAGATCGCGGCCGGCCTCCTTCGCTCTGGGAGGCCGTTTTTGTGGGTAATGCGAGGcgaggagaaggagaaggaggaggagaagtTGAGCTGCTTAGAAGATTTGGATAAGATTGGGAAAATCGTGACGTGGTGCTCCCAGCTCGAGGTGCTGACTCACCCCTCCCTGGGATGCTTTGTTACGCACTGTGGATGGAACTCGACTCTGGAGAGCCTGTCGTGTGGGGTCCCGGTCGTGGCGTTTCCTCATTGGACGGATCAGGGGACGAATGCGAAGATGGTAGAGGATGTGTGGAGGATTGGGGTTAGGGTTAGAGGTAATGAGGATGGGATTGTGGAGAGTGGGGAGATTTGGAGATGCGTTGAGGAAGTGATGGAAGGTGGTTTGAAGAGTGTggaatttagaaaaaatgCTAATAAATGGAAGGGATTGGCTAGAGAAGCTGCGGCGGAAAATGGATCTTCTACCGTTAATTTGAAGGCGTTTTTGGAGCATGCATCTTGA
- the LOC125209152 gene encoding UDP-glycosyltransferase 75C1-like has protein sequence MEQRHVLLVTLPAQGHVNPSLQLAKKLIKMGIHVTFATCISARRRLADTKGLTFLAFSDGFDDGFKLGDDANKFNETMRSNGSTALRGAIAAAAEEGRPVTCLVTTLLLHWATEVARELHIPRALLWVQPATVLCIYYHYFNGFSDEINEKSENPGWKIEIPGAPPLSKADIPSVLLPSSPELDKIPLPAFKEQFDLLDAEPGKAKVLVNTFDSLEAEALGVFDRYELIRVGPLIPSAFIGGEDPSEEKLFGGDLYEKSDDCIEWLNSKAQSSVVYVAFGSLLRLPKPHMEEIAAGLLRSGRPFLWVTRGEEKEKEEEKLSCLEDLDKIGKIVTWCSQLEVLTHPSLGCFVTHCGWNSTLESLSCGVPVVAFPRWTDQGTNAKMIEDVWRIGVRVRGNEDGIVKSEEIWRCVEEVMDGGVKSVEFRNNASKWKELAREAVAENGSSTINLKAFLDHTS, from the coding sequence ATGGAACAGCGCCACGTCCTCCTCGTGACGTTACCGGCGCAAGGCCACGTCAACCCCTCCCTCCAGTTGGCAAAGAAGCTCATAAAAATGGGCATCCACGTCACCTTCGCCACCTGCATCTCCGCGCGGCGCCGCTTGGCGGATACCAAGGGCCTAACCTTCCTCGCCTTCTCCGACGGATTCGACGACGGTTTCAAGCTCGGCGACGACGCCAACAAATTCAACGAAACGATGCGAAGCAACGGCTCCACCGCCTTGAGAGGCGCCATCGCCGCCGCAGCGGAGGAGGGCCGCCCCGTCACGTGCCTAGTCACCACGCTCCTCCTCCACTGGGCGACGGAGGTGGCGCGGGAGCTCCACATCCCCAGGGCTCTCCTCTGGGTCCAACCGGCTACCGTCTTGTGCATATACTACCACTATTTCAACGGATTTTCCGACGAAATCAACGAGAAATCGGAAAATCCCGGCTGGAAAATCGAAATCCCGGGAGCTCCGCCGCTCTCGAAAGCCGACATTCCCTCCGTCCTCCTCCCTTCGTCTCCGGAATTGGATAAGATTCCGCTTCCGGCGTTTAAGGAGCAGTTCGACTTGCTCGACGCCGAGCCGGGCAAGGCGAAGGTGCTCGTCAACACCTTCGACTCACTCGAGGCGGAAGCGCTCGGCGTGTTCGACCGTTACGAGCTGATCAGAGTCGGACCGCTGATCCCATCCGCCTTCATTGGCGGAGAGGATCCGTCGGAGGAGAAGTTGTTCGGTGGCGACCTATACGAGAAATCCGACGACTGCATCGAGTGGCTAAACTCGAAGGCGCAGTCATCGGTTGTCTATGTGGCATTCGGGAGCCTGCTAAGGCTCCCGAAGCCACATATGGAGGAGATCGCGGCCGGCCTCCTTCGCTCTGGGAGGCCGTTTTTGTGGGTAACGCGTGGtgaggagaaggagaaggaggaggagaagtTGAGTTGCTTGGAAGATTTGGATAAGATTGGGAAAATCGTGACGTGGTGCTCCCAGCTCGAGGTGCTGACGCACCCATCACTGGGATGCTTTGTCACGCACTGCGGATGGAACTCGACTCTGGAGAGCCTGTCGTGTGGGGTCCCAGTCGTGGCGTTCCCTCGTTGGACCGACCAGGGGACGAATGCGAAGATGATAGAGGATGTTTGGAGGATTGGAGTTAGAGTTAGAGGTAATGAGGATGGGATTGTGAAGAGTGAGGAGATTTGGAGATGTGTTGAGGAAGTGATGGATGGTGGAGTTAAGAGTGTGGAATTCAGAAACAATGCTAGTAAATGGAAGGAATTGGCCAGAGAAGCCGTGGCGGAAAATGGATCTTCCACCATAAATTTGAAGGCGTTTTTGGACCATACATCTTGA
- the LOC125202336 gene encoding UDP-glycosyltransferase 75C1-like yields MEQRHVLLVILPVQGHINPSLQLAKNLIKMDIHVTFLTCISARRRLADTNGLTFLAFSDGFDDGFKLGDDDANKLKETMRSNGSTAVRGAIAAAAEEGRPVTCLVNTLLLPWATEVARELHIPSALLWVQSATVLSIYYHYFNGFSDEINEKSENPGWKIEIAGAPPLSKADIPSGLLPSSPELDKSTLPAFKEQFDLLDAEPGKAKVLVNTFDSLEAEALGAFDRYELIRVGPLIPSAFIGGEDPSEKSFGGDLYEKSDGCIEWLNSKPQSSVVYVAFGSMLRLPKPQMEEIAAGLLRSGRPFLWVTRGAEEEKEEEKLSCLEDLDKIGKMVTWCSQLEVLTHPSLGCFVTHCGWNSTLESLSCGVPVVAFPRWTDQGTNAKMIEDVWRIGVRVRGNEDGIVKSEEIWRCVEEVMDGGVKSVEFRNNASKWKELAREAVAENGSSTINLKAFLDHTS; encoded by the coding sequence ATGGAACAGCGCCACGTCCTCCTCGTGATCTTACCGGTGCAAGGCCACATCAACCCCTCCCTCCAGTTAGCAAAGAATCTCATAAAAATGGACATCCACGTCACCTTCCTCACCTGCATCTCCGCGCGGCGCCGCTTGGCGGATACCAACGGCCTAACCTTCCTCGCCTTCTCCGACGGATTCGACGACGGTTTCAAGCTCGGCGACGACGACGCCAACAAATTAAAGGAAACGATGCGAAGCAACGGCTCCACCGCCGTGAGAGGCGCCATCGCCGCCGCAGCGGAGGAGGGCCGCCCCGTCACGTGCCTAGTCAACACGCTCCTCCTCCCCTGGGCGACGGAGGTGGCGCGTGAGCTCCACATCCCCAGCGCTCTCCTCTGGGTCCAATCGGCCACCGTCTTGAGCATATACTACCACTATTTCAACGGATTTTCCGACGAAATCAACGAGAAATCGGAAAATCCCGGCTGGAAAATCGAAATCGCGGGAGCTCCGCCGCTCTCGAAAGCCGACATTCCCTCCGGCCTCCTCCCTTCGTCTCCGGAATTGGATAAGTCTACGCTTCCGGCGTTTAAGGAGCAGTTCGACTTGCTCGACGCCGAGCCGGGCAAGGCGAAGGTGCTCGTGAACACCTTCGACTCGCTCGAGGCGGAAGCGCTCGGCGCGTTCGATCGTTACGAGCTGATCAGAGTCGGACCGCTGATCCCCTCCGCCTTCATCGGCGGAGAGGATCCGTCTGAGAAGTCGTTCGGTGGCGACCTATACGAGAAATCCGACGGCTGCATCGAGTGGCTAAACTCGAAGCCGCAGTCATCGGTTGTCTATGTGGCATTCGGGAGCATGTTGAGGCTCCCGAAGCCACAGATGGAGGAGATCGCAGCCGGCCTCCTCCGCTCTGGGAGGCCGTTTTTGTGGGTAACGCGAGGGGCGGAGGAGGAAAAGGAGGAGGAGAAGCTGAGCTGTTTGGAAGATTTGGATAAGATTGGGAAGATGGTGACGTGGTGCTCACAGCTCGAGGTGCTGACGCACCCATCACTGGGATGCTTTGTCACGCACTGTGGGTGGAATTCGACTCTGGAGAGCCTGTCGTGTGGGGTCCCTGTCGTGGCATTCCCTCGTTGGACCGACCAGGGGACGAATGCGAAGATGATAGAGGATGTTTGGAGGATTGGAGTTAGAGTTAGAGGTAATGAGGATGGGATTGTGAAGAGTGAGGAGATTTGGAGATGTGTTGAGGAAGTGATGGATGGTGGAGTTAAGAGTGTGGAATTCAGAAACAATGCTAGTAAATGGAAGGAATTGGCCAGAGAAGCCGTGGCGGAAAATGGATCTTCCACCATAAATTTGAAGGCGTTTTTGGACCATACATCTTGA
- the LOC125201795 gene encoding UDP-glycosyltransferase 75C1-like: MEQRHVLLVTLPVQGHINPSLQLAKNLIKMGIHVTFLTCISARRRLAEDTKGLTFLAFSDGFDDGFKLGDDADKFMDAMRSNGSTALRGAINAAAEEGRPVSCLVHTLLLPWATEVARELHIPSSLLWVQPATVLCIYYHYLNGFSDEINEKSENPGWKIEIPGAPPLSKADIPSVLLPSSPELDKSALPAFKEQFDLLDAEPGKAKVLVNTFDSLEAEALGAFDRYELISVGPLIPSAFIGGEDPSEEKSFGGDLYEKSDGCIDWLNSKPQSSVVYVAFGSMLRLPKAQMEEIAAGLLRSGRPFLWVMRGEEKEEEKLSCLEDLDKIGKMVTWCSQLEVLTHPSLGCFVTHCGWNSTLESLSCGVPVVAFPRWTDQGTNAKMIEDVWRIGVRVRGNEDGIVESEEIWRCVEEVMDGGVKSVEFRCNANKWKGLAREAVAENGSSTMNLKALLDHIS; encoded by the coding sequence ATGGAACAGCGCCACGTCCTCCTCGTGACCTTACCGGTGCAAGGCCACATCAACCCCTCCCTTCAGTTAGCAAAGAATCTCATAAAAATGGGCATCCACGTCACCTTCCTCACCTGCATCTCCGCGCGGCGCCGCTTGGCGGAGGATACCAAGGGCCTAACTTTCCTCGCCTTCTCCGACGGATTCGACGACGGTTTCAAGCTCGGCGACGACGCTGATAAATTCATGGACGCGATGCGAAGCAACGGCTCCACCGCCTTGAGAGGCGCCATCAACGCCGCAGCGGAGGAGGGCCGCCCTGTCTCGTGCCTAGTCCACACGCTCCTCCTCCCCTGGGCGACGGAGGTGGCGCGTGAGCTCCACATCCCCAGCTCGCTTCTCTGGGTCCAACCGGCCACCGTTTTGTGCATATACTACCACTATCTCAACGGATTTTCCGACGAAATCAATGAGAAATCGGAAAATCCCGGCTGGAAAATCGAAATCCCGGGAGCTCCGCCGCTCTCGAAAGCCGACATTCCCTCCGTCCTCCTCCCTTCGTCTCCGGAATTGGATAAGTCTGCGCTTCCGGCGTTTAAGGAGCAGTTCGACTTGCTGGACGCCGAGCCTGGCAAGGCGAAGGTGCTCGTGAACACCTTCGACTCGCTCGAGGCGGAAGCGCTCGGCGCGTTCGACCGTTATGAGCTGATCAGTGTCGGACCGCTGATCCCCTCCGCCTTCATCGGCGGAGAGGATCCGTCTGAGGAAAAGTCGTTCGGCGGCGACCTATATGAGAAATCCGACGGCTGCATCGACTGGCTAAACTCGAAGCCGCAGTCGTCGGTTGTCTATGTGGCATTCGGGAGCATGTTGAGGCTCCCGAAGGCACAGATGGAGGAGATCGCGGCCGGCCTCCTTCGCTCTGGGAGGCCCTTTTTGTGGGTAATGCGAGGCGAGGagaaagaggaagagaaaCTGAGCTGTTTGGAAGATTTGGATAAGATTGGGAAGATGGTGACGTGGTGCTCCCAGCTCGAGGTGCTGACGCACCCATCACTGGGATGTTTCGTCACGCATTGTGGGTGGAATTCGACTCTGGAGAGCCTGTCGTGTGGGGTCCCGGTCGTGGCGTTCCCTCGTTGGACGGATCAGGGGACAAATGCGAAGATGATAGAGGATGTTTGGAGGATTGGAGTTAGGGTGAGAGGTAATGAGGATGGGATTGTGGAGAGTGAGGAGATATGGAGATGTGTTGAGGAAGTGATGGATGGTGGAGTTAAGAGTGTGGAATTCAGATGCAATGCTAATAAATGGAAGGGATTGGCCAGAGAAGCCGTGGCAGAAAATGGATCTTCCACCATGAATTTGAAAGCGCTTTTGGACCATATATCTTGA
- the LOC125218179 gene encoding UDP-glycosyltransferase 75C1-like, producing MEQRHVLLVTFPVQGHVNPSLQFAKNLIKMGIHVTFATSISARRRAADTKGLTFLAFSDGFDDGFKLGDDTNKFKETMRKNGSKALRDAIAAAAEEGRPVTCLVNTLLLPWATEVARELHIPSALLWIQPATVLCIYYHFFNGFSDEINEKSDNPGWKIEIPGAPPLSKTDLPSFLLPSSPSDARAAFKEQFDALDAEPSKPKVFVNTFDSLEAEALASIDRYELIGVGPLIPSAFSRGEDPSEKSFVADLFEKSDGCIEWLNSKPQSSVVYVAFGSLLMLPKAQTEEIAAGLLHSGRPFLWVMRGEEKEKEEEEEKLSCLEDLEKIGKIVTWCSQLEVLTHPSLGCFVTHCGWNSTLESLSCGIPVVAFPHWTDQGTNAKMLEDVWRTGARVRGGEDGIVKTEEIWRCVEEVMDGGVKSVEFRHNASKWKGLAREAAAENGTSTMKLKAFLDHGS from the coding sequence CGGCGCGCGGCGGATACCAAGGGCCTAACCTTCCTCGCCTTCTCCGACGGATTCGACGACGGCTTCAAGCTCGGCGACGACACCAACAAATTCAAGGAAACGATGCGAAAAAACGGCTCAAAGGCCTTGAGAGACGCCATCGCCGCCGCAGCGGAGGAGGGCCGCCCCGTCACGTGCCTAGTCAACACGCTCCTCCTCCCCTGGGCGACGGAGGTGGCGCGTGAGCTCCACATCCCCAGCGCGCTCCTCTGGATCCAACCGGCCACCGTCTTGTGCATTTACTACCACTTTTTCAACGGATTTTCCGACGAAATCAACGAGAAATCGGATAATCCAGGCTGGAAAATCGAAATCCCCGGAGCTCCACCGCTATCGAAAACCGACCTTCCCTCCTTCCTCCTCCCTTCTTCGCCCTCGGATGCGCGTGCGGCGTTTAAGGAGCAGTTCGACGCGCTCGATGCCGAGCCGAGCAAGCCGAAGGTGTTCGTCAACACCTTCGACTCGCTCGAGGCCGAAGCGCTCGCCTCTATCGACCGCTACGAGCTGATCGGAGTCGGACCGCTGATTCCCTCCGCTTTCAGCCGCGGTGAGGATCCGTCGGAGAAGTCGTTCGTCGCCGATCTCTTTGAGAAATCCGACGGCTGCATCGAGTGGCTGAACTCGAAGCCGCAGTCGTCGGTTGTCTACGTGGCATTCGGGAGCTTGCTGATGCTCCCGAAGGCGCAGACGGAGGAGATCGCGGCCGGCCTCCTTCACTCTGGGAGGCCGTTTCTGTGGGTAATGCGAGGcgaggagaaggagaaggaggaggaggaggagaaacTGAGCTGCTTAGAAGATTTGGAAAAGATTGGGAAAATCGTGACGTGGTGCTCCCAGCTCGAGGTGCTGACGCACCCCTCGCTGGGATGCTTTGTCACGCACTGTGGATGGAACTCAACTCTGGAGAGCCTGTCGTGTGGGATCCCTGTCGTGGCATTTCCCCATTGGACGGATCAAGGGACGAATGCGAAGATGCTAGAGGATGTATGGAGGACTGGGGCTAGAGTTAGAGGTGGTGAGGATGGGATTGTGAAGACCGAGGAGATTTGGAGATGTGTTGAGGAAGTGATGGATGGTGGAGTTAAGAGTGTGGAATTCAGACACAATGCTAGTAAATGGAAGGGATTGGCCAGAGAAGCTGCTGCGGAAAATGGAACTTCCACCATGAAATTGAAGGCGTTTTTGGACCACGGGTCTTAA